The following coding sequences are from one Clostridioides difficile ATCC 9689 = DSM 1296 window:
- a CDS encoding AraC family transcriptional regulator, translating into MKHCKKCSIIFYNITEERSSIKTMDNKIGYLNDNFKIFNIRDKKDIQFEYHNHDFNKIIIFINGNVTYFVDGIPYKLKPWDILFISNNEIHKPVIDSNVFYERIAIWISPEFMKKNSDANSDLEKCFKIATENKCNRLRLNIHDIESIKSFIEQINISESNTEFGNEILRNTLFIQLMIFLNRIFLKNENMESTEDVFYDETIKKVLNYINSNIDDKLSIDSISSEFFISKYYLMRKFKSHTGTSIHNYIVQKRLILAKSLITNGHLMSEVCNKCGFNDYSSFVRAFKKNYGVSPKNYINNKNPLDITLLDE; encoded by the coding sequence TTGAAACATTGCAAAAAATGCTCTATAATTTTCTATAATATAACTGAGGAAAGGTCTTCTATAAAAACTATGGATAATAAAATCGGGTACTTAAACGATAACTTTAAAATATTTAATATTAGAGATAAAAAAGATATACAATTTGAATACCATAATCATGATTTTAATAAGATAATTATATTTATAAATGGAAATGTAACTTATTTTGTTGATGGTATTCCCTATAAACTAAAGCCTTGGGATATACTCTTTATCAGCAATAATGAAATACATAAACCAGTTATAGATTCAAATGTCTTTTATGAGAGAATTGCAATATGGATTAGCCCAGAATTTATGAAAAAAAATAGTGATGCTAATAGTGACTTAGAAAAATGTTTTAAAATAGCTACAGAGAATAAATGCAATAGATTGCGTTTAAATATACATGATATTGAATCTATTAAGAGTTTTATTGAGCAAATAAATATTTCCGAATCCAATACTGAATTTGGAAATGAAATATTGAGAAATACATTATTTATACAACTTATGATATTCTTAAACAGAATTTTCCTAAAAAATGAAAATATGGAATCAACAGAAGACGTTTTTTATGATGAAACTATTAAGAAAGTATTAAACTATATAAATTCAAATATAGATGATAAGCTTTCAATAGATAGCATATCGTCTGAATTTTTTATAAGTAAGTATTATCTTATGAGAAAATTTAAATCTCATACTGGAACGTCTATACACAATTATATAGTTCAAAAAAGATTAATTTTGGCAAAATCACTAATAACCAATGGTCACCTTATGAGTGAAGTTTGTAATAAATGTGGATTCAACGATTATTCTAGTTTTGTAAGGGCATTTAAAAAAAACTACGGTGTATCTCCTAAAAATTATATAAACAATAAAAATCCTTTGGATATTACTCTTTTAGATGAATAG
- a CDS encoding UDP-N-acetylmuramoyl-L-alanyl-D-glutamate--2,6-diaminopimelate ligase, producing the protein MKLNDIIQGLDIINVKGELNIDINNVQYDSRKVTKGTLFICIKGFVSDGHKYIKDAIEKGASAFLVEEDVEIKGCTFIKVKDTRKDMAKVADNFYNHPSQKFNVIGVTGTNGKTSITTILNEILTLNKNKVGLIGTIKIFDGEKDIVSNSTTPESIDLQYHFNNMLDNGCDYCAMEVSSHSLALNRVDETDFKLGIFTNLTPDHLDFHKDLEDYRKAKEKLFFKTTMANIINIDDEGGKKIYENIKGINVPCYTYGVDTKADFMARDIKSDSDGVSYRLITPSYEEVIFIPVPGMFTVYNTLAVIAACYVLGIPKPIYKEGLRLSNGVSGRFETVPNDKGISVIVDYAHTPDALENVLKTTQQFAEGKIISVFGCGGDRDTEKRPLMGAIGQKYSDLCIITSDNPRTEEPEAIIKDILEGIDKKKENYHVVVDREQAIAEAISMAKKDDVVIITGKGHETYQIIGKVKHHFDDKEVANECLSKM; encoded by the coding sequence ATGAAATTAAATGATATTATACAGGGGTTGGATATAATCAATGTCAAGGGTGAATTAAATATAGATATTAATAATGTACAATATGATTCAAGAAAGGTTACAAAAGGTACATTATTTATATGTATAAAAGGATTTGTGTCAGATGGTCATAAGTATATAAAAGATGCCATAGAAAAGGGAGCAAGTGCATTTCTTGTTGAAGAAGATGTAGAAATAAAAGGATGTACATTTATAAAGGTAAAAGATACAAGAAAAGATATGGCAAAAGTAGCTGATAATTTTTACAATCATCCATCTCAAAAATTTAACGTTATAGGAGTTACAGGTACTAATGGAAAAACTAGTATAACTACTATACTAAATGAGATATTAACTTTAAATAAGAATAAAGTTGGACTTATAGGAACTATAAAAATTTTTGATGGAGAAAAAGACATTGTTTCCAATTCAACAACTCCAGAAAGTATAGATTTACAATATCATTTTAATAATATGTTGGATAATGGATGTGACTACTGTGCTATGGAAGTTTCATCACATTCATTGGCATTAAATAGAGTTGATGAAACAGACTTTAAACTAGGCATATTTACAAATTTAACACCAGACCATTTAGATTTTCATAAAGATTTAGAGGATTATAGAAAAGCAAAAGAAAAATTATTTTTTAAGACTACTATGGCAAATATAATAAACATAGATGATGAAGGTGGAAAAAAGATATATGAAAATATAAAAGGTATAAATGTACCTTGTTACACTTATGGTGTTGATACTAAGGCTGATTTTATGGCTAGAGATATAAAATCAGATTCGGATGGAGTATCTTATAGATTAATAACACCTTCATATGAAGAAGTAATATTTATACCAGTTCCAGGAATGTTTACAGTATATAATACTTTAGCAGTTATAGCTGCTTGCTATGTACTTGGCATACCTAAACCAATATATAAAGAAGGCCTTAGACTTTCTAATGGAGTATCAGGAAGGTTTGAAACAGTTCCAAATGATAAAGGTATAAGCGTAATTGTAGACTATGCTCATACTCCTGACGCACTTGAAAATGTACTAAAGACAACTCAACAATTTGCAGAAGGAAAAATAATTTCTGTGTTTGGGTGTGGTGGAGATAGAGATACTGAAAAGAGACCTTTGATGGGAGCAATTGGACAAAAATATTCTGATTTATGTATTATAACTTCTGATAATCCAAGAACTGAAGAACCAGAGGCAATAATAAAAGATATACTTGAAGGAATTGACAAGAAAAAAGAAAATTACCATGTTGTTGTTGATAGAGAACAAGCTATAGCAGAAGCTATAAGTATGGCAAAAAAGGATGATGTTGTAATTATAACAGGTAAGGGACATGAAACTTATCAAATTATAGGTAAAGTTAAGCATCATTTTGATGATAAAGAAGTTGCAAATGAGTGTTTAAGTAAGATGTAG
- the ptsG gene encoding glucose-specific PTS transporter subunit IIBC, with the protein MKKVFGVLQKVGKSLMLPVALLPAAGILLGVSNALAGDALLAHFPALANPTFQLIISIMESSGQIIFNNLPLIFAVGVAVGLTEGEGVAALAAIVGFLILNTSMGVMAGVTEDMVDNSMYANIVGIPTIQTGVFGGIIIGIVAAYLYKKFYKIELPQYLGFFAGKRFVPIVTSLVAIAIGIILSFIWPPIQEGLLSFSKNVIEANQTLAAFMEGSLERLLIPFGLHHVFHNPFWYQFGEYVNKAGELVMGDQKIFFAQLKDGVNFTAGTFMTGAFPFMMFGLPAAALAMVHEAKPEKKKFVADIMASAALTSFLTGITEPIEFAFLFVAPVLFAIHCLFSGLSYAIMQLLGVKIGFTFSGGLIDFLLFGVLPNRTPWYLAILVGIGFAVLYYSVFRFMIRKFNLKTPGREDESETNAEVIEMSKNELASEILIALGNKDNLKSLDACITRLRLVVNDINKVDKEKLKSLGAAGVMVIGNNVQAIFGPKSDSIKSDIKDIIEGKTKVESTVTKNVDKNKVKKNMEVANMENALVEKIDSLTNGEILDIEEVPDSVFSSKLMGDGFAIKSSDGLIYSPVDGTIGVIFPTKHAIIIKSQKSGVEILIHLGIETVNLEGNGFEVFVNVGDEVKAGEKLVKMDLEYIEKNGLSTISPVVFTNLEQNQKLSIKKGVTTAKEENRVSILRDDIEKIG; encoded by the coding sequence ATGAAAAAAGTATTTGGTGTTTTACAAAAAGTAGGAAAATCTCTAATGCTACCAGTTGCATTACTTCCTGCAGCAGGTATATTACTTGGCGTGAGTAATGCTTTAGCAGGAGACGCATTGTTGGCTCATTTTCCAGCTTTGGCGAATCCTACATTTCAACTTATAATAAGTATAATGGAAAGTTCAGGTCAAATTATATTTAATAACTTACCACTTATATTTGCAGTTGGGGTAGCTGTTGGTTTAACTGAAGGAGAAGGTGTTGCAGCATTGGCAGCCATAGTAGGTTTTTTAATTCTCAATACATCTATGGGTGTTATGGCAGGTGTTACAGAAGATATGGTAGACAATTCTATGTATGCAAATATTGTTGGAATACCAACAATTCAAACAGGGGTATTTGGTGGTATTATTATAGGGATAGTGGCTGCTTATCTTTATAAAAAGTTTTATAAAATTGAATTACCTCAGTATCTAGGTTTTTTTGCAGGTAAAAGATTTGTACCAATCGTTACTTCATTAGTTGCTATAGCAATAGGAATTATATTGTCTTTTATTTGGCCTCCAATACAAGAGGGATTACTTAGTTTCTCAAAAAATGTTATAGAAGCAAATCAAACACTAGCAGCATTTATGGAAGGTTCTTTGGAAAGACTATTAATACCATTTGGTTTGCATCATGTTTTCCATAATCCATTTTGGTATCAATTTGGAGAATATGTAAATAAAGCTGGTGAGCTTGTAATGGGTGACCAAAAGATATTCTTTGCTCAACTTAAAGATGGAGTAAATTTCACAGCAGGTACTTTTATGACAGGTGCATTTCCATTTATGATGTTTGGTCTTCCAGCAGCAGCTCTTGCTATGGTGCATGAAGCAAAGCCAGAAAAGAAAAAATTTGTAGCAGATATAATGGCATCAGCAGCATTAACCTCTTTTTTAACAGGAATAACCGAGCCAATAGAGTTTGCGTTTTTATTTGTTGCACCAGTATTATTTGCAATACATTGTTTATTTTCAGGTTTATCATACGCAATTATGCAATTATTAGGAGTTAAAATTGGATTCACATTTTCAGGAGGATTAATAGATTTCTTATTATTTGGTGTTCTTCCTAATAGAACTCCATGGTACTTGGCTATCTTGGTAGGTATTGGTTTTGCAGTATTATACTATAGTGTATTTAGATTTATGATAAGAAAATTTAATTTAAAGACACCAGGAAGAGAAGATGAGTCAGAAACTAACGCTGAAGTCATTGAAATGTCTAAGAATGAATTAGCATCAGAGATTTTGATTGCTTTAGGAAATAAAGACAACTTGAAGAGCCTAGATGCGTGTATAACAAGACTTAGATTGGTTGTAAATGATATAAATAAAGTAGATAAAGAAAAATTGAAATCACTTGGAGCAGCAGGTGTTATGGTTATTGGCAACAATGTTCAAGCTATATTTGGACCAAAATCGGATTCAATAAAGTCTGATATAAAAGATATAATAGAGGGAAAAACAAAGGTTGAAAGTACTGTTACTAAAAATGTTGATAAAAATAAAGTGAAAAAAAATATGGAAGTTGCAAATATGGAAAATGCTTTAGTAGAAAAGATTGATTCATTAACAAATGGAGAGATATTAGATATAGAAGAAGTGCCAGATTCTGTATTTTCAAGTAAACTGATGGGGGATGGATTTGCAATTAAATCTAGTGATGGATTGATTTATTCACCAGTTGATGGAACTATTGGAGTTATATTTCCAACTAAGCATGCAATAATAATAAAATCCCAAAAAAGTGGAGTAGAAATACTTATACATTTAGGGATAGAAACTGTAAATTTAGAAGGAAATGGATTTGAAGTATTTGTGAATGTAGGAGATGAAGTAAAAGCGGGAGAAAAATTAGTTAAAATGGACTTAGAATATATTGAAAAAAATGGTCTATCAACAATAAGTCCTGTAGTATTTACGAATTTAGAACAAAATCAGAAATTAAGCATTAAAAAAGGAGTAACCACAGCAAAAGAGGAGAATAGAGTAAGTATATTAAGAGATGATATTGAAAAAATAGGATAG
- a CDS encoding EAL domain-containing protein has protein sequence MLSDAKNNRYGLSIIAVISILVITISCLIYGSRLNKTLGEETNQYLSEIANQSVNVLKKQINGDIKLLESISIFIEGEESFEVDNILSILKRQAINSSFKRMGVILPNGTAYTTDGYIEDFSKRDYFLKSMQGEVVITGKLKDVIEDDKNTNSNINVYSVPIYKDNEVKGVIFATHSTKLYEKILSVPTFNGKGYSYITRSNGDIVLNPSSKNANSTKENLFSYIGRSDSISKSSINNMKSNIKNFKSGSLSYSMFGKGYYLSYAPIGINDWYLFSEVPKTAISEKSYAIIKLTLSACVVLIIIFTALTIYILFIHKKSKEKLEEFAFKDNVTGIGNSNKFNLEGGKFLSSHEKKNLVLIYFDIDKFKLVNDRFGYEEGDRVLKEIAEIIKNIFKEQSVFSRISNDNFAIIFEKKNNRESIIEICELIRKKLSMIKTSLGVELNLIPSIGVYFVEEGETNISTCLDKAMIAKTTVKRKYLKVYEIYAENLKETLIEERDIEQEMHDALKNEQFKVYLQPKVDLSTTKIVGAEALVRWQHPKKGLISPGVFIPIFEKNGFITELDMFVFTQVCKNFKRWENENFPTFPISINLSRVHLENPGFISELERITKEYEVEPNLIEIELTESAIFDNTKILFKIMQTLKSVGFKISMDDFGSGYSSLNMLKDMPIDVLKLDRQFFITVGNAKKSQIVVSSIVQMAKQLDIKVVSEGVETVEQAEFLRFIGCDMAQGFLFARPMPIEEYEKLILDRYSLNRKETN, from the coding sequence ATGTTAAGTGATGCAAAAAATAATAGGTATGGTTTGTCCATAATTGCTGTCATAAGTATCTTAGTAATTACAATTTCCTGTTTGATTTATGGTTCAAGGTTGAATAAGACATTAGGTGAAGAAACGAATCAATATCTTTCAGAAATAGCAAATCAAAGCGTCAATGTGTTAAAAAAACAAATTAATGGAGATATAAAGTTACTAGAGTCAATTTCAATATTTATTGAAGGAGAAGAGTCTTTTGAAGTAGATAATATCCTTTCTATACTAAAAAGACAAGCTATTAATAGTTCATTTAAAAGAATGGGAGTTATTTTACCAAATGGTACAGCATACACTACAGATGGTTATATAGAAGACTTCTCTAAAAGAGATTATTTCTTAAAATCAATGCAAGGAGAAGTGGTTATAACAGGAAAATTAAAAGATGTAATAGAAGATGATAAAAATACCAATAGTAATATTAATGTATATTCTGTACCAATTTATAAAGATAATGAGGTTAAAGGAGTTATATTTGCCACACATAGTACGAAGTTGTATGAAAAAATACTTTCTGTACCTACATTTAATGGAAAAGGATATTCTTATATAACTAGAAGTAATGGTGATATTGTTTTAAATCCAAGCAGTAAAAACGCCAACTCTACTAAAGAAAATTTATTTTCTTACATTGGCAGAAGTGATTCAATATCAAAATCTAGTATCAATAATATGAAGTCAAATATAAAAAACTTTAAATCAGGTTCATTAAGTTATAGTATGTTTGGAAAAGGATATTATTTAAGTTATGCCCCAATAGGAATCAATGATTGGTATCTTTTTTCTGAAGTTCCTAAAACTGCTATATCTGAGAAATCATATGCTATTATAAAACTTACATTATCAGCATGTGTAGTCTTGATTATAATCTTTACGGCATTAACAATTTATATACTATTTATACATAAAAAGAGTAAGGAAAAATTGGAAGAATTTGCTTTTAAAGATAACGTTACAGGTATTGGCAATTCAAATAAATTTAATCTTGAAGGGGGAAAATTTTTATCCTCTCATGAGAAAAAGAATCTAGTTTTAATTTATTTTGATATAGATAAGTTTAAGCTAGTAAATGATAGGTTTGGGTATGAAGAAGGAGATAGAGTATTAAAGGAAATAGCAGAGATAATTAAGAATATATTTAAAGAGCAATCTGTATTTTCAAGAATTTCAAATGACAATTTTGCTATAATATTTGAAAAGAAAAATAATAGAGAGTCAATTATAGAAATATGTGAACTTATACGTAAAAAATTGTCAATGATAAAAACAAGTTTGGGAGTAGAACTCAATTTAATTCCATCTATAGGTGTATATTTTGTTGAAGAGGGAGAAACAAATATTTCTACCTGTCTTGACAAAGCTATGATTGCAAAAACTACAGTAAAAAGAAAATATTTAAAAGTTTATGAGATTTATGCTGAAAATTTAAAAGAAACTCTCATAGAAGAACGTGATATTGAACAAGAAATGCATGATGCTTTAAAAAATGAACAATTTAAAGTTTATTTACAGCCTAAGGTTGATTTATCAACTACTAAAATTGTAGGTGCTGAAGCACTTGTACGTTGGCAACATCCTAAAAAAGGTCTAATAAGTCCAGGTGTATTTATTCCTATTTTTGAGAAAAATGGTTTTATAACAGAATTGGATATGTTTGTATTTACCCAAGTTTGTAAAAATTTTAAACGTTGGGAAAATGAAAATTTCCCCACATTTCCTATATCAATAAACTTATCAAGAGTACATCTTGAGAATCCAGGCTTTATTTCTGAGCTTGAAAGAATAACAAAAGAATATGAAGTTGAACCAAATTTAATTGAGATTGAATTGACAGAAAGTGCAATATTTGACAATACAAAAATATTATTTAAAATAATGCAAACTTTGAAATCTGTTGGATTTAAAATTTCTATGGATGATTTTGGTTCTGGTTATTCTTCTTTAAATATGCTTAAAGATATGCCAATTGATGTATTGAAATTAGATAGGCAATTCTTTATAACAGTGGGAAATGCAAAAAAGAGTCAAATTGTAGTTTCAAGTATTGTTCAAATGGCAAAGCAACTTGATATAAAAGTTGTTTCAGAAGGTGTTGAAACTGTAGAGCAAGCAGAGTTTTTAAGGTTTATAGGTTGTGATATGGCTCAAGGATTTTTATTTGCTAGACCAATGCCAATAGAAGAATATGAAAAATTAATATTAGATAGATATAGTTTAAATAGAAAAGAAACAAATTAA
- the licT gene encoding BglG family transcription antiterminator LicT produces the protein MIIQQIYNNNVVLVLDENIKKELILTGCGIGFQKKKGQEIDKSKIERTFVIQDESFLDKISKLASQVDEKFFEVSTEIIAYAEENLNTKLYEYIYVALTDHIAFAIKRYHENITIKNDLLHEIKRIHKKEYEIGKWAVDYINKEFDVKFPVDEAGFIAMHIVNSNYKGSSKESLLITKIVKDILNIIRYYYRVEFKEDDINYDRLLTHLKFFAKRLVKKEKINDTNNEIIDIIKVKYEKDYDCAYKIKTHVEKNYDYYVSQDELLYLTLHIKRVISVLNL, from the coding sequence ATGATTATTCAACAAATTTATAATAATAATGTTGTATTAGTTTTAGATGAAAATATAAAAAAAGAATTAATATTAACAGGATGTGGAATTGGGTTTCAAAAAAAGAAAGGTCAAGAAATAGATAAAAGTAAAATTGAAAGAACTTTTGTAATACAAGATGAAAGCTTTTTAGATAAAATTAGTAAACTAGCAAGCCAGGTTGATGAGAAATTTTTTGAGGTTAGTACTGAAATAATTGCTTATGCAGAGGAGAATTTGAATACTAAACTTTATGAATATATTTATGTAGCACTTACTGACCATATTGCATTTGCAATTAAAAGATATCATGAAAACATAACTATAAAGAATGATTTACTACATGAGATAAAAAGAATACATAAAAAAGAATATGAGATTGGGAAATGGGCTGTAGATTATATAAATAAAGAATTTGATGTGAAATTTCCAGTAGATGAAGCTGGTTTTATAGCAATGCATATAGTAAATTCAAACTATAAGGGAAGTTCAAAGGAATCACTGTTAATTACTAAAATTGTAAAAGACATACTAAATATTATAAGATATTATTATAGAGTTGAATTTAAAGAAGATGATATAAATTATGATAGGCTTCTGACTCATTTAAAATTCTTTGCAAAACGATTAGTAAAAAAAGAAAAAATCAATGATACAAATAATGAAATTATAGATATAATTAAAGTAAAGTATGAAAAGGATTATGATTGTGCATATAAAATAAAAACTCATGTAGAAAAGAATTATGATTACTATGTAAGTCAAGATGAACTACTTTATTTAACATTACATATCAAAAGAGTTATATCTGTACTGAATTTATAA
- the yfmF gene encoding EF-P 5-aminopentanol modification-associated protein YfmF — translation MVNTKKIINLGNNINLTLIKTEKFKSNLISLYVQRLLDEKETTKNALIPSIIASGSAKYPSARAISNKLDDLYGSSMGADAVKRGERQVLSFKVINISEKYLDESIFEEVVEFFNEVINNTLVVDGGFKEEYLNIEKENLREKIQSIINDKKEYAQDKCIEAMCKGERYSVSEFGYEDEIDSITSRELYEHYKNILKTSPIDIVVEGNFDEDKVVDIISKNLKFEREEIINIPRADFIKNVDEVKVIDEQMEITQGKLVMGYRANVDYADIDKYYALVVGSNVLGGGPHSKLFVNVREKESLCYYIFSSIEKYKSIMFISSGIETKDYDKAVELIKKQVESVKAGDISDEELENSKLALVNSMKSITDNIGGMSDFVFSQSMAKTNSEVQDIISSIEKVTKKDIVEAIKNIELDTVYFLRN, via the coding sequence ATGGTTAATACTAAAAAAATAATAAATTTAGGTAATAATATTAATCTTACTTTGATAAAAACAGAAAAGTTTAAATCGAATCTTATAAGTTTATATGTTCAGAGACTATTGGATGAAAAAGAAACTACAAAAAATGCTCTAATACCATCAATAATAGCAAGTGGAAGCGCTAAATATCCTAGTGCTAGAGCAATATCCAATAAATTAGATGATTTATATGGTTCATCTATGGGAGCTGATGCTGTAAAACGTGGAGAACGTCAAGTATTGAGTTTTAAAGTAATTAACATAAGTGAAAAGTATTTAGATGAGAGTATATTTGAAGAAGTAGTAGAATTTTTTAATGAAGTAATAAATAATACGCTTGTTGTAGATGGTGGGTTTAAAGAAGAATATTTAAATATTGAAAAAGAGAATTTAAGAGAAAAGATACAATCAATAATAAATGATAAAAAGGAATATGCGCAAGATAAATGTATTGAGGCTATGTGTAAAGGAGAGAGATATAGTGTAAGTGAATTTGGTTATGAAGATGAAATAGATAGTATAACTTCAAGAGAGTTATATGAACATTATAAAAACATACTTAAAACATCACCTATAGATATAGTTGTAGAAGGTAATTTTGATGAAGATAAAGTTGTAGATATAATAAGTAAAAATCTAAAATTTGAAAGAGAAGAAATTATAAATATACCAAGAGCAGATTTTATAAAAAATGTGGATGAGGTAAAAGTTATAGATGAACAAATGGAAATAACTCAAGGTAAGTTAGTTATGGGTTATAGAGCAAATGTGGATTATGCAGACATAGATAAATATTATGCTTTAGTAGTTGGGAGCAATGTCTTAGGTGGTGGTCCACACTCTAAATTATTTGTTAATGTAAGAGAAAAAGAAAGTTTATGTTACTATATATTCTCTTCAATAGAGAAGTATAAAAGTATCATGTTTATATCATCTGGTATAGAAACTAAAGATTATGATAAAGCTGTAGAATTGATAAAAAAACAAGTAGAAAGTGTAAAAGCAGGTGATATATCTGATGAAGAATTAGAAAACAGTAAACTTGCTTTAGTTAATTCTATGAAATCTATAACTGATAATATAGGTGGTATGTCTGATTTTGTTTTCTCTCAATCTATGGCAAAGACAAATTCTGAAGTACAAGACATAATATCTAGTATAGAAAAGGTTACAAAAAAAGATATAGTTGAAGCTATAAAAAATATAGAGCTTGATACTGTATACTTCTTGAGAAATTAA
- the ychF gene encoding redox-regulated ATPase YchF: MKLGIVGLPNVGKSTLFNAITQAGAESANYPFCTIDPNVGVVSVPDERLNKLQELYNSEKIVPTAIEFCDIAGLVRGASKGEGLGNKFLSHIREVDAIVHVVRCFEDENVVHVDGSVDPLRDIETINLELIFSDIEILERRINKTQKAAKADKTLGSELDLLKSIMSTLEESKCVRTMEFTEDEQTFVNSLDLLTSKPVIYASNVSEDDLADNGENNKYVQQVKAFAETEDAEVVVVCAQIEAEISELDSAEEKKEFLETLGLEQSGLDKLIKSSYALLGLISFLTAGPKEVRAWTIKVGSKAPQAGGKIHSDIERGFIRAETIAFNDLVEHGTMAAAKEKGLVKLEGKEYIVKDGDVILFRFNV; encoded by the coding sequence ATGAAATTAGGCATAGTTGGTTTACCAAATGTAGGTAAAAGCACACTATTTAACGCAATAACTCAAGCAGGTGCAGAATCTGCAAATTACCCTTTTTGTACAATAGACCCAAATGTGGGAGTTGTATCTGTTCCAGATGAAAGATTAAACAAACTACAAGAATTATATAATTCTGAAAAAATAGTTCCTACTGCTATAGAATTTTGTGATATAGCAGGTTTAGTTAGAGGAGCTTCTAAAGGAGAAGGTTTAGGAAATAAATTCTTATCACATATAAGAGAAGTTGATGCAATAGTTCATGTTGTTAGATGTTTTGAGGATGAAAATGTTGTACATGTAGATGGTTCTGTAGACCCACTTCGTGATATAGAAACTATAAACTTAGAATTAATTTTCTCAGATATAGAGATTCTTGAAAGAAGAATTAATAAAACTCAAAAAGCTGCTAAGGCTGATAAAACTTTAGGTTCTGAACTTGATTTATTAAAATCAATAATGTCTACTTTAGAAGAAAGTAAGTGTGTAAGAACTATGGAATTTACAGAAGATGAACAAACATTCGTAAATTCATTGGATTTACTTACATCTAAGCCTGTAATATATGCTTCAAATGTATCAGAAGATGATTTAGCTGATAATGGAGAAAATAATAAATATGTTCAACAAGTTAAAGCATTTGCAGAAACAGAAGATGCCGAAGTTGTTGTAGTATGTGCACAAATAGAAGCAGAAATTTCTGAACTTGATTCTGCTGAAGAAAAGAAAGAGTTTTTAGAAACATTAGGTCTTGAACAATCAGGGCTTGATAAGCTTATAAAATCTTCTTATGCTTTACTTGGTTTAATTTCATTCTTAACTGCTGGTCCAAAAGAAGTTAGAGCATGGACTATAAAAGTTGGAAGTAAAGCTCCTCAGGCAGGAGGAAAAATACATTCTGATATAGAAAGAGGATTTATCAGAGCAGAAACAATAGCCTTTAATGATTTGGTTGAGCATGGTACTATGGCTGCTGCTAAAGAAAAAGGGTTGGTTAAATTAGAAGGTAAAGAATACATAGTTAAAGATGGAGATGTAATATTATTTAGATTTAATGTTTAA